A portion of the Cervus canadensis isolate Bull #8, Minnesota chromosome 26, ASM1932006v1, whole genome shotgun sequence genome contains these proteins:
- the GSX2 gene encoding GS homeobox 2 codes for MSRSFYVDSLIIKDSSRPAPSLPEPHPGPDFFIPLGMPSPLVMSMSGPGCASRKSGAFCVCPLCVTSHLHSSRGPASSGGGNAGAGSAGAAGGGAAGAAGALPLLKSQFSSGPGDAQFCPRVTHAHHHHHPPQHHHHHHQPQQPGSAAAAAAAAAAAAAAAAALGHPQHHAPVCTATTYNVADPRRFHCLTMGGSDASQVPNGKRMRTAFTSTQLLELEREFSSNMYLSRLRRIEIATYLNLSEKQVKIWFQNRRVKHKKEGKGTQRNSHAGCKCVGSQAHFARSEDEDSLSPASANDDKEISPL; via the exons ATGTCGCGCTCCTTCTATGTCGACTCGCTCATCATCAAGGACTCCTCACGGCCCGCGCCCTCGCTTCCCGAGCCGCACCCCGGGCCAGATTTTTTCATCCCGCTGGGCATGCCATCCCcgttggtgatgtccatgtccgGGCCGGGCTGCGCGTCCCGCAAGAGCGGCGCGTTCTGCGTTTGCCCGCTCTGCGTCACTTCGCACCTGCACTCCTCTCGTGGGCCCGCGAGCTCCGGCGGCGGGAACGCAGGGGCCGGGAGTGCAGGGGCCGCGGGTGGCGGAGCGGCAGGAGCCGCCGGGGCCCTGCCCCTGCTCAAGAGTCAGTTTTCTTCGGGTCCTGGGGACGCCCAGTTTTGCCCGCGCGTGACCCACGcgcaccatcaccaccacccgccgcagcatcaccatcaccaccaccagccccAGCAGCCCGGCTCGGCTGCAGCAGcagcggcggccgcggcggcagcggcggcggccgcggcggcctTGGGGCACCCGCAGCACCACGCACCTGTCTGCACCGCCACCACCTACAACGTGGCGGACCCGCGGAGATTTCACTGCCTCACCATGG GGGGCTCGGACGCCAGCCAGGTACCCAATGGCAAGAGGATGAGGACGGCGTTCACCAGCACGCAGCTCCTGGAGCTGGAGCGGGAATTCTCTTCCAACATGTACCTGTCTCGACTCCGGAGGATCGAAATCGCCACGTACCTGAATCTGTCAGAGAAGCAGGTGAAAATCTGGTTTCAGAACCGCAGGGTGAAGCataagaaggaagggaagggcaCGCAAAGGAACAGTCACGCGGGCTGCAAGTGCGTTGGCAGCCAGGCGCACTTCGCGCGCTCCGAGGATGAGGACTCCTTGTCGCCGGCCTCGGCCAACGATGACAAGGAGATTTCCCCCTTATAA